The Kozakia baliensis genome includes a region encoding these proteins:
- a CDS encoding DUF4186 domain-containing protein: MTSEVDELLARLRTSRFRSRFHLDAQSRAYLQSRGLPVVMEHAAAFLRERLVPARPPKDGKQTPMRGHPVFIAQHATGSCCRSCLAKWHHIEKNAPLTEQEQMEILAVIRAWLEREALERGIATTPDQGQLF; encoded by the coding sequence ATGACCTCGGAAGTCGATGAATTACTGGCACGGCTGCGGACTTCTCGGTTCCGCAGCCGTTTTCATCTCGATGCGCAATCTCGCGCCTATCTGCAATCGCGTGGTTTGCCGGTCGTCATGGAACACGCAGCCGCTTTCTTGCGTGAACGTCTAGTCCCGGCCCGGCCACCGAAAGACGGAAAACAGACACCGATGCGCGGCCATCCGGTTTTTATCGCGCAACATGCCACGGGTTCATGTTGCCGTTCATGTCTCGCTAAATGGCACCATATCGAAAAGAACGCCCCTCTGACGGAGCAGGAGCAGATGGAGATACTCGCCGTTATCCGGGCCTGGTTGGAGCGTGAGGCATTGGAGCGGGGGATTGCTACAACGCCTGATCAAGGTCAGCTATTCTGA
- the glgX gene encoding glycogen debranching protein GlgX, which translates to MSIPLRRSLREGNPSERGAVYDGKGVNFAIFSAHAKAIEVCLFDRSGKNELDRIKLPEYTDQIFHGWIPDIHPGQLYGFRVYGDYEPDAGHRFNSNKLLLDPYAREHYGELKWDPALFGYQLDHPDKDLSFSDVDSASFMPKCVITDPGHKNFRHPRTRWAETVVYETHVKGYTQQHPHVPRKLRGTYAGLANKHVLEHIKSLGVTAIELLPVQSFVTDQYLVDHGLTNYWGYNTIGFFAPETRYAADTDDPASEFRRMVTACHEMGLEVIMDVVYNHTAEGNELGPTLSFKGIDNLSYYRLMPDNLRYYINDTGTGNTFNLSNLRAIQFVADSLRYWTNEMGVDGFRFDLCSVLARERSGFDSEAGFLRVCRQDPTLSHVKLIAEPWDIGPGGYQVGHFPPSWAEWNDQFRDTVRDFWRGEARANALAPRLLGSPDMFNHSGRQAWASVNFVTAHDGFTLKDCVSYNEKHNEANGEGGKDGSSDNRSYNYGVEGPTDDPDVNALRWRQCRNMLATLIFSQGTPMILAGDEFGRTQGGNNNAYCQDTPISWVNWDIGEEEESLTRFVTRLLALRKRFPILHRSRFLTEAYNKELEVKELTWISAGGGEMSPTEWEQAQCFGLMLDGRAQPSGIMRRGADATLLLVANSWHDVVEFHLPVAEGGAWRLLVDTNQPEAGAKIEQNKFEQKHVYMVTGRSVLLFELLDGSNAGH; encoded by the coding sequence ATGAGCATACCGTTGAGAAGAAGCTTACGGGAAGGTAATCCGTCGGAGCGTGGTGCGGTTTATGACGGCAAGGGCGTTAATTTCGCGATATTCTCTGCACACGCGAAAGCTATAGAAGTTTGTCTGTTCGATCGAAGTGGAAAAAACGAATTAGATAGGATCAAACTTCCAGAGTATACTGACCAAATTTTCCATGGTTGGATTCCTGATATCCATCCCGGTCAGCTATACGGTTTCCGCGTTTATGGCGATTATGAACCCGATGCCGGCCATCGATTCAATTCTAATAAATTACTGCTCGACCCTTATGCGCGTGAGCATTACGGCGAACTAAAATGGGATCCCGCACTTTTTGGCTATCAACTCGACCATCCCGATAAGGATTTGAGCTTCAGCGACGTGGATAGTGCGTCCTTCATGCCGAAATGCGTGATCACGGACCCGGGACATAAAAATTTCCGGCATCCGAGGACCCGTTGGGCTGAGACGGTTGTTTATGAAACGCATGTCAAAGGCTATACCCAGCAGCACCCGCATGTTCCTCGCAAATTACGTGGAACCTATGCGGGATTGGCGAACAAGCATGTTCTGGAACATATCAAATCGCTTGGTGTGACCGCGATCGAACTTTTGCCCGTGCAGAGCTTCGTGACCGACCAATATCTCGTTGATCATGGGTTGACGAATTACTGGGGCTACAACACGATCGGCTTTTTCGCGCCCGAGACACGTTACGCTGCGGATACGGACGATCCCGCTTCGGAATTTCGCCGGATGGTGACGGCGTGCCATGAAATGGGCCTCGAAGTGATTATGGACGTAGTCTATAATCATACCGCCGAAGGGAACGAACTCGGCCCGACGCTTTCCTTCAAAGGGATCGATAATCTTTCTTATTATCGGCTGATGCCCGATAATTTGCGGTATTATATCAACGATACCGGCACAGGAAATACTTTCAATCTCAGCAATCTGCGTGCCATCCAGTTTGTTGCGGATAGTTTGCGTTATTGGACCAACGAGATGGGCGTGGACGGTTTCCGGTTCGATCTATGCAGCGTGCTGGCGCGTGAACGCAGCGGCTTCGATAGTGAGGCGGGCTTTTTGCGTGTTTGCCGTCAGGATCCGACGCTTTCTCACGTCAAACTCATTGCGGAACCTTGGGATATCGGGCCGGGCGGCTATCAGGTCGGGCATTTTCCGCCAAGCTGGGCCGAATGGAACGATCAGTTTCGCGATACGGTGCGTGATTTCTGGCGTGGAGAAGCGCGTGCTAATGCATTAGCGCCCCGCCTGTTGGGAAGTCCCGATATGTTCAACCATAGCGGGCGTCAGGCCTGGGCAAGCGTCAATTTCGTGACGGCGCATGACGGTTTCACGCTGAAGGATTGCGTTTCCTATAACGAGAAGCACAACGAAGCGAACGGCGAAGGCGGGAAGGATGGCTCATCCGATAACCGCTCCTATAATTATGGCGTGGAAGGGCCAACGGATGATCCTGACGTCAACGCGCTGCGCTGGCGTCAATGCCGCAACATGCTCGCCACGCTGATCTTTTCGCAAGGTACGCCTATGATCTTGGCAGGCGACGAATTCGGACGGACGCAAGGTGGCAACAACAATGCCTACTGTCAGGATACGCCGATCTCTTGGGTGAATTGGGACATCGGCGAGGAAGAGGAGAGCCTGACCCGCTTCGTCACGCGTCTTTTGGCGTTGCGCAAACGGTTTCCCATTCTTCATCGCAGTCGTTTTTTGACGGAAGCTTATAATAAGGAGCTTGAAGTCAAAGAACTGACATGGATCAGCGCCGGTGGCGGGGAAATGTCTCCTACGGAATGGGAACAGGCGCAGTGTTTCGGGCTCATGCTCGATGGGCGCGCGCAGCCGAGCGGCATCATGCGCCGTGGTGCGGACGCCACGCTTCTTCTCGTCGCCAATAGTTGGCACGATGTCGTGGAGTTTCATCTTCCTGTGGCGGAAGGCGGCGCATGGCGTTTGCTGGTCGATACGAATCAGCCCGAAGCTGGCGCAAAAATCGAGCAGAATAAATTCGAGCAAAAGCACGTCTATATGGTGACAGGCCGGTCGGTTCTGCTGTTCGAGTTACTGGACGGCAGTAACGCGGGTCACTAA